A stretch of the Rhodothermus sp. genome encodes the following:
- a CDS encoding UvrD-helicase domain-containing protein yields MEPIVTSLFELVSASAGSGKTHQLTLRLLQRLIEAGGDPHRLRSILALTFTNNAAREMRRRLLTYLKGAALGENETIQRLQEALGPIADMLGANAPALIDTLLTHYDALQVMTIDRFVGRWLRGVAHEWGCPPSFELVLDGRALFEAAFEAWAVEAQATGRLQALVALLLDTRASDASFLWDPYGRLRDRTRQLYEYLMHRATDPDSVEEPDPRSQLSAELQQVVAEIQQFLARAKAPVTNNFQKLLKDAEAGDLDRLVERKLDQQAFRKHPQRPVLENALRPLRERLQRIIKDYVAWLARHRPIPALRAYRQLRTHLQQQQQEQGQVLLSEATRMLQAWLEAHSVSAMKRRMGTIPVHLLIDEFQDTSPVQWAILKQVADHGLREGGSLFVVGDTKQAIYGFRGGDWQIMAALQERSPFDGVFPVVQSLTVNYRSDGKILQFVQHLFETQVSDALLETEAARQFFVRSGLAQVGQTVKPGREQAGYVTYQRLASMDAAAEEVVHLLRGVRRRGYSWRDMAVLAPRNADVVAVSQWLAAAGIPFLSHSSLDVRRRPVIDGVRSLLQFLDRPIDDLAFASVLLSPLLQHKKIHAFLIAHRDTRPLYPAFRGAFPECWEAYFEPLFARVGYLPLYELISEVYRIWRLFERFPEEQAALVKWLEVARDFEAKGHNALHDFLETVAEDVEEDDWDLPVTEGQEAVSVMTVHKAKGLEFPVVLVFWPLMRGRTEPWWIEQDAGGSRLLMLRKDYGKHDPCLARYYEAREAMARIDELCRVYVALTRARHELHVRVVASENRQKPWIDRFWPEEDGVWGHPTTPEGSPTTTIRQLRPAGRSPRYEAAVAAIVPATDRAAVRLGELCHAALARLKTLADNVSEQVYQAVQAALAGYPEWEAHRDAAIRLLHQALTHAAVRPFFESVPGRVVHTEWEVLDASGQARRIDRLLIDPDAITVIDFKVGRPESAHADQLRAYVELVQTIWPAQPVRAALVYLQPVQVHMLS; encoded by the coding sequence GTGGAGCCCATCGTCACATCCCTCTTTGAGCTGGTGAGCGCCTCGGCCGGGTCGGGCAAAACGCATCAGCTGACGCTTCGGCTATTGCAGCGATTGATTGAGGCAGGGGGCGATCCGCATCGGTTGCGCAGCATCCTGGCGCTGACCTTCACCAACAATGCCGCTCGCGAGATGCGCCGCCGGCTGCTTACCTATCTGAAAGGGGCGGCGCTGGGGGAGAACGAAACCATCCAGCGGCTTCAGGAGGCGCTGGGACCGATCGCCGACATGCTGGGGGCCAATGCGCCTGCGCTGATCGACACGCTGCTCACGCACTACGACGCCCTGCAGGTGATGACCATCGACCGATTCGTGGGGCGATGGCTTCGAGGGGTGGCGCATGAGTGGGGGTGTCCGCCTTCGTTTGAGCTGGTCCTGGACGGCCGTGCCCTTTTTGAGGCCGCCTTTGAGGCCTGGGCCGTCGAAGCGCAGGCAACGGGCCGGTTGCAGGCACTGGTGGCGTTGCTGCTGGACACGCGTGCCTCTGATGCCAGCTTTTTGTGGGATCCGTATGGTCGGCTACGCGACCGAACCCGGCAGCTCTACGAATACCTGATGCATCGCGCGACCGACCCGGACAGCGTGGAAGAACCGGATCCCCGGTCGCAGCTAAGCGCGGAGCTGCAACAGGTGGTCGCTGAAATCCAGCAGTTTCTGGCCCGGGCCAAAGCGCCGGTCACCAACAACTTTCAGAAATTGCTCAAAGATGCCGAAGCGGGCGATCTGGACAGGCTGGTAGAACGCAAACTGGATCAGCAGGCTTTCAGGAAGCATCCGCAACGGCCGGTGTTGGAAAATGCCCTCCGGCCGCTGCGGGAGCGGCTTCAGCGCATCATAAAGGATTATGTGGCATGGCTGGCGCGGCACCGACCGATCCCGGCGCTTCGGGCGTATCGGCAGCTTCGAACGCACCTGCAACAGCAACAACAGGAACAGGGCCAGGTACTGCTGAGCGAGGCCACGCGGATGTTGCAGGCGTGGTTGGAGGCTCACAGTGTCTCGGCGATGAAGCGACGGATGGGGACGATCCCTGTCCATCTGCTGATCGATGAGTTTCAGGATACCTCGCCGGTGCAGTGGGCGATCCTGAAGCAGGTGGCCGATCACGGATTGCGTGAGGGTGGCAGCCTGTTTGTCGTGGGCGATACGAAGCAGGCCATCTATGGCTTTCGAGGGGGCGACTGGCAGATCATGGCGGCCCTGCAGGAGCGATCGCCCTTCGATGGCGTGTTCCCTGTGGTGCAATCGCTGACCGTCAATTACCGCAGTGATGGCAAAATCCTTCAGTTCGTGCAGCACCTGTTCGAAACGCAGGTGTCTGATGCCCTGCTGGAGACGGAGGCGGCGCGGCAGTTTTTTGTGCGAAGCGGGTTGGCGCAGGTAGGGCAGACAGTGAAGCCCGGGCGTGAGCAGGCCGGGTATGTAACCTACCAACGGCTGGCGTCTATGGATGCTGCGGCCGAGGAAGTGGTGCACTTGCTGCGGGGGGTACGAAGGCGGGGATATAGCTGGCGCGACATGGCCGTGCTGGCGCCGCGCAACGCCGACGTGGTGGCGGTCAGTCAGTGGCTGGCTGCGGCGGGCATTCCGTTTCTCTCACACAGTAGTCTGGATGTGCGGCGGCGGCCGGTGATCGACGGGGTGCGATCGCTGTTGCAATTTCTGGATCGTCCGATTGACGATCTGGCGTTTGCGTCGGTGCTCTTGAGTCCGTTATTGCAACACAAAAAGATCCATGCGTTTCTGATAGCGCATCGCGACACCCGTCCATTGTATCCGGCCTTTCGCGGGGCGTTCCCAGAGTGCTGGGAGGCGTACTTTGAACCGCTGTTTGCGCGCGTGGGGTATCTGCCGCTCTATGAGCTGATCTCGGAGGTCTACCGCATCTGGCGCCTGTTCGAACGCTTTCCAGAGGAGCAAGCAGCTCTGGTAAAGTGGTTGGAAGTAGCGCGTGATTTTGAAGCAAAGGGGCATAATGCGCTGCATGACTTTCTGGAGACGGTGGCCGAAGATGTGGAAGAGGATGACTGGGATCTGCCGGTAACTGAGGGGCAGGAGGCGGTTTCAGTGATGACGGTGCACAAGGCAAAGGGACTGGAATTTCCCGTGGTGCTGGTGTTCTGGCCCCTGATGCGTGGCCGGACAGAGCCGTGGTGGATTGAGCAGGACGCAGGCGGGTCACGTCTATTGATGCTGCGGAAAGACTATGGAAAGCACGATCCATGTCTGGCTCGCTATTACGAGGCGCGGGAGGCCATGGCGCGGATCGACGAGCTGTGCCGGGTGTATGTTGCCCTCACGCGGGCCCGGCACGAATTGCACGTGCGGGTGGTGGCGTCCGAAAACAGGCAAAAGCCCTGGATCGACCGATTCTGGCCGGAGGAAGACGGAGTGTGGGGGCATCCTACGACGCCTGAAGGCTCTCCGACCACCACTATCCGGCAACTACGGCCTGCGGGACGTAGTCCGCGGTATGAGGCGGCGGTAGCCGCCATTGTCCCGGCGACCGATCGGGCTGCCGTGCGCCTGGGGGAGCTGTGTCATGCAGCGCTGGCCCGCCTGAAAACGCTGGCGGATAACGTCTCGGAGCAGGTGTACCAGGCCGTGCAGGCTGCACTGGCAGGATATCCCGAGTGGGAGGCCCACCGGGACGCAGCCATACGTCTGCTGCACCAGGCACTGACGCATGCGGCTGTGCGGCCGTTTTTTGAGTCGGTTCCGGGGCGTGTGGTGCATACCGAATGGGAAGTACTGGATGCCAGCGGACAGGCACGACGCATCGATCGATTGCTCATTGATCCCGATGCCATCACCGTGATCGATTTTAAAGTCGGCAGGCCTGAATCAGCGCACGCGGATCAGCTGCGGGCTTACGTGGAGCTGGTACAGACGATCTGGCCTGCGCAGCCGGTGCGGGCCGCCCTGGTGTATCTGCAACCGGTTCAGGTGCATATGCTGTCATGA
- a CDS encoding SCO family protein produces the protein MVMLRLLLLIVLVLWTGCRFSRTYDVRGRVVGFGDDPHTLFIQHEAIPGYMPAMTMPFRTPDTAAAAQLRLGDPIAFTFHVTRDSAWITDIRRLPPGTRLNLDEGPRPTLHGLPLLQEGDLLPEATLLTQDSLDLRTTDLQGYAVVLTFIYTRCPVPDFCPLMSRRFQQLQKPLKKHFGDRTRLLTISFDPAYDTPAVLRQYARQYTDDTRHWIFATGDSTTIRQLATQFGVHYETAGGEIIHNLTTALIAPDGRIIRIWRGNRWSPDEVLQAITSVLADTSTAS, from the coding sequence ATGGTTATGCTTCGTCTGTTGTTACTTATCGTCCTGGTGCTCTGGACGGGCTGTCGATTCTCCCGCACCTACGACGTGCGCGGCCGCGTGGTCGGGTTCGGTGACGACCCGCACACGCTGTTCATCCAGCACGAAGCGATCCCCGGCTACATGCCTGCCATGACTATGCCGTTTCGCACGCCGGACACGGCGGCCGCCGCGCAGCTCAGGCTGGGAGATCCGATCGCGTTCACCTTTCATGTCACACGCGACAGCGCCTGGATCACCGACATTCGTCGATTACCGCCGGGCACCCGCCTGAACCTGGACGAGGGTCCGCGTCCTACGCTGCATGGTCTGCCCCTGCTGCAGGAAGGCGACCTGCTTCCGGAAGCCACACTGCTGACGCAGGACAGCCTGGATCTTCGCACCACAGACCTGCAGGGCTATGCGGTCGTCCTTACGTTCATCTACACACGCTGTCCGGTACCCGACTTCTGCCCGCTCATGTCACGCCGTTTTCAGCAATTGCAGAAACCGCTCAAGAAACACTTTGGCGATCGCACACGCCTGCTGACGATCAGCTTCGACCCGGCCTACGACACGCCTGCCGTCCTTCGACAGTATGCCCGGCAGTACACTGATGACACCCGCCACTGGATCTTTGCTACAGGCGACTCGACCACCATCCGCCAACTGGCCACGCAGTTCGGAGTGCACTACGAGACTGCCGGGGGTGAAATCATCCACAATCTGACGACAGCGCTGATCGCCCCTGATGGCCGCATCATTCGCATCTGGCGTGGCAACCGCTGGAGTCCCGATGAAGTACTGCAGGCGATAACCAGCGTGCTTGCCGACACGTCCACAGCTTCCTGA
- a CDS encoding PD-(D/E)XK nuclease family protein codes for MIRRLPIGAALIPAVLEALQGNGRDWSRNLVIFPGRRPAHFLRKALVEQVGGACIGPEIWAVQDWIDHLARELLPDARWLEPIDAVALLFEVHQDLPRRYGHDRFNTLARFFPLGLRLLDTLETLHLGEVAPAQLRDEVPEEPLADYYERFYEQLSVKNYWTRASRIRAVAERFDAARLLQSYDRIVVAGLYAFSAAEARLFRQVLAQPQAIGLFLNGPGLVEQLRRLGLQETSDESRAARTEPIIHLYQAPDRHGQVLALAEKLRAQHERDGLLDERTVVVLPAADALFPVLRYGLAGLPDNQPYNVSLGYPLDRTPVVHLLHLLTLLVDTGDASGSYAADAYLQVIRHPYLKNIRFGQRTDVTRILMHTIEEHLMRGGMSAMRLEDLEATVEIFQEASRRLATLGVDVAPEALQAHLCRIHDRTIRSLAQVPSLAAWARWATEVVAFLARHSTAPLHPYFAPFAERLIEMLEALARSRIGHLQGEHLRDFWQLFEAYLRGQRVPFAGTPLRGLQVLGLLETRGLQFDTVYVLDVNEEVLPEASEPDPLLPDTVRRRLGLETASDRQQLTRYYFENLTWGAREVHLFYTEHPRQGERSRFVEQWLWKRQQRARTLDERWVQHIGYSVSLTFERPQPVEKTEAVLEVLRALRYSPTLLDTYLTCPLQFYYRAVLNLRAPETLEAEPDRKVVGQLVHRILQRYCTPFVGRPLQVSDLDVDRLRQTIEDCFTEAYGTQRGLVLQLLQERVQHWGEAWLCHQRQQLDEGPLTMLALEQRLEGVWGGFSLEGYADRIDRRGDRWVVLDYKTGRPPAMRLKVLDPEDRTSWARAIGSFQLPIYRLLYAQQAGLEVDCVEAAYVAYRNGKIEEAALGVEAPAQWEAVLQVLQRVLAEIQAPDVPFRPTEALEQACPRCPYRSHCGTQWVGK; via the coding sequence ATGATACGTCGATTACCCATCGGGGCTGCGTTGATTCCAGCCGTCCTGGAGGCCCTGCAGGGCAACGGCCGGGACTGGAGCCGTAACCTGGTGATCTTTCCCGGACGTCGCCCGGCGCATTTTCTGCGCAAGGCGCTGGTAGAGCAGGTAGGGGGAGCCTGTATCGGACCCGAAATCTGGGCCGTTCAGGACTGGATCGACCATCTGGCACGTGAACTGTTGCCAGATGCCCGCTGGCTGGAGCCGATCGATGCTGTAGCGCTTCTGTTTGAGGTGCATCAGGACTTGCCCCGACGCTACGGACACGATCGGTTCAACACGCTCGCCCGCTTTTTTCCGCTGGGCCTGCGGCTGCTGGATACGCTTGAAACGTTGCATCTGGGCGAGGTGGCACCGGCGCAGCTTCGGGATGAGGTGCCCGAGGAACCACTGGCCGACTACTACGAACGCTTTTATGAACAGCTATCTGTGAAAAACTACTGGACGCGTGCCAGCCGCATTCGTGCCGTGGCCGAACGCTTCGATGCAGCGCGTCTTCTGCAATCCTACGATCGGATCGTGGTGGCCGGGCTCTATGCCTTTTCGGCTGCCGAAGCCCGGCTCTTTCGGCAGGTGCTGGCCCAACCGCAGGCGATCGGCCTGTTTCTGAACGGACCTGGTCTCGTCGAGCAGCTCAGGCGGCTTGGCCTGCAAGAGACTTCGGACGAAAGCAGAGCCGCTCGCACAGAGCCTATCATTCATCTGTATCAGGCACCGGATCGTCACGGGCAGGTGCTGGCACTGGCCGAGAAACTGCGGGCGCAACATGAGCGAGATGGTCTGCTGGATGAACGAACCGTTGTGGTGTTGCCGGCCGCCGATGCGCTTTTCCCGGTACTGCGGTATGGACTGGCGGGGCTGCCTGATAACCAGCCCTACAACGTATCGCTGGGCTATCCGCTCGATCGGACGCCCGTGGTACATCTGCTGCACCTGCTGACCCTGCTGGTCGATACCGGCGATGCATCCGGAAGCTATGCGGCGGATGCTTATCTGCAGGTGATACGCCATCCCTACCTCAAAAATATTCGTTTTGGCCAGCGTACCGACGTAACACGCATTCTGATGCACACCATTGAGGAGCATCTGATGCGTGGTGGGATGTCGGCAATGCGGTTGGAAGACCTGGAAGCAACAGTGGAGATCTTCCAGGAGGCAAGCAGGCGGCTGGCAACGCTGGGGGTTGACGTGGCACCTGAAGCCCTGCAGGCACATCTGTGCCGGATCCATGATCGGACGATCCGAAGCCTGGCTCAGGTACCGTCGCTGGCTGCGTGGGCCCGGTGGGCGACCGAAGTGGTTGCTTTCCTGGCGCGACATAGCACGGCACCGCTCCATCCATACTTCGCACCCTTTGCCGAACGCCTTATCGAAATGCTGGAGGCGCTGGCACGCTCGCGAATAGGACACCTACAGGGGGAGCATCTGCGCGATTTCTGGCAGCTCTTTGAAGCCTACCTGCGCGGGCAACGGGTTCCGTTTGCCGGCACGCCGCTCCGTGGACTCCAGGTACTGGGCCTGCTTGAAACGCGCGGGTTGCAATTCGATACAGTCTACGTGCTCGACGTGAACGAAGAGGTGCTGCCCGAAGCGTCTGAGCCGGATCCATTGCTACCCGACACGGTGCGAAGACGGCTGGGATTGGAAACGGCCTCTGATCGGCAGCAGCTCACGCGCTATTACTTTGAGAACCTGACTTGGGGAGCCCGGGAAGTGCATCTGTTTTATACGGAGCATCCCCGACAGGGAGAACGCAGCCGTTTTGTGGAGCAGTGGCTCTGGAAGCGCCAGCAACGAGCGCGAACGCTCGACGAGCGTTGGGTGCAGCATATTGGCTACAGTGTTTCCCTGACCTTCGAACGTCCGCAACCTGTCGAAAAGACCGAAGCCGTTCTGGAAGTGTTGCGTGCGTTGCGGTACAGTCCGACGCTGCTGGACACCTACCTGACCTGTCCGCTGCAGTTTTACTACCGGGCTGTATTGAACCTGCGTGCACCCGAAACGCTCGAAGCAGAGCCGGACCGAAAAGTCGTTGGCCAGCTGGTGCACCGCATTTTGCAGCGCTATTGCACGCCCTTTGTGGGCCGTCCGTTGCAGGTGTCGGACCTGGACGTGGATCGCCTGCGGCAGACCATTGAAGACTGCTTTACCGAAGCGTATGGCACGCAGCGAGGCCTGGTGTTACAGCTGCTTCAGGAGCGCGTACAACACTGGGGCGAAGCATGGCTGTGCCATCAGCGTCAGCAACTGGACGAGGGCCCCCTTACCATGCTGGCGCTGGAGCAAAGGCTGGAGGGCGTCTGGGGCGGTTTTTCGCTTGAAGGCTATGCCGATCGGATCGATCGTCGTGGCGATCGGTGGGTAGTGCTGGATTACAAGACGGGCCGTCCGCCTGCGATGCGGTTGAAGGTGCTCGATCCTGAGGATCGTACGAGCTGGGCCCGGGCCATCGGGTCGTTTCAGCTACCGATTTACCGGCTCCTTTATGCGCAGCAGGCCGGCCTGGAGGTGGATTGCGTGGAGGCGGCCTACGTGGCCTATCGGAACGGAAAGATAGAAGAGGCAGCGCTGGGCGTTGAAGCGCCTGCGCAGTGGGAAGCCGTGTTGCAGGTACTGCAGCGTGTGCTGGCGGAAATTCAGGCGCCCGACGTTCCTTTCAGGCCGACCGAGGCCCTGGAGCAGGCCTGCCCGCGCTGTCCGTACCGCTCCCATTGCGGTACGCAATGGGTGGGGAAGTAA